One region of Coregonus clupeaformis isolate EN_2021a chromosome 31, ASM2061545v1, whole genome shotgun sequence genomic DNA includes:
- the LOC121547383 gene encoding mitochondrial import inner membrane translocase subunit Tim23, with amino-acid sequence MDNNASGSGGKGGFGSLFGGSDYSNTELAGVPLTGMSPLSPYLNVDPRYLVQDTDEFILPTGASKTRGRFELAFFTIGGCCITGAAFGTVNGLRMGLKETREMGWTKPRNVQILNMVTRQGASWANTLGSVALLYSIFGVAIEKARGAEDDINTMAAGTLTGMLFKSTGGLKGVARGGLVGLAMSGAYALYGNWNHIRGGSSSSSLY; translated from the exons ATGGACAATAACGCCTCTGGGTCGGGAGGGAAAGGCGGCTTCGGGAGTCTCTTTGGAGGCAGCGACTACTCCAACACAGAGCTCGCTGGTGTCCCAT tgACTGGAATGAGCCCCCTGTCGCCTTATCTCAATGTCGACCCCCGCTACCTCGTACAG GACACAGATGAGTTCATCCTGCCTACAGGGGCCAGTAAAACCAGAGGGAGGTTTGAGCTGGCCTTCTTCACAATCGGGGGTTGCTGCATCACAG GAGCTGCGTTTGGGACAGTGAACGGTCTGAGGATGGGGTTGAAGGAGACCAGAGAAATGGGCTGGACTAAACCTCGCAACGTCCA GATTCTCAACATGGTGACCAGACAAGGTGCATCCTGGGCCAACACACTGGGCTCTGTTG CGTTGTTGTACAGTATATTTGGCGTGGCCATAGAGAAGGCTAGAGGAGCAGAGGATGACATCAACACTATGGCTGCTGGGACTCTCACGGGCATGCTGTTCAAATCCACAG gaggGTTGAAGGGAGTGGCGCGTGGTGGTCTGGTGGGGTTGGCCATGTCTGGTGCCTACGCTCTCTACGGTAATTGGAACCATATCAGAGGTGGCTCCTCTTCTTCAAGTCTCTACTGA
- the LOC121547381 gene encoding chymotrypsin-like elastase family member 2A, whose protein sequence is MVDVPGPPLLSLMLLLCVSALPAATYTLTPGRQAQHKVLHLDWPKDCGMAHYKPNMAERIVSGNEARPHSWPWQVSLQVRPRGSKHYIHVCGGTLIHKNWVLTAAHCFQKGKAEDAGSWRIVLGKHQLKRSETPEKTIPVKRIYRHEHFRYPTHSELDYDIALVKAATDIVPTNHIRYACLPRKQINLKPGQYCWVTGWGDTRGGKENVSLAEALNQARLPIIDIKTCRQKKFWGDRVRDSMICAGFRDTEGPPAACQGDSGGPLLCQLGHDRWEVHGVVSFGPIGCTVENKPSVFTRTANYIPWIEATRIRDFFLH, encoded by the exons ATGGTTGATGTTCCAGGGCCTCCGCTCCTatctctgatgctgctgctgtgtgtgtcGGCACTGCCTGCCGCCACATACACCCTGACCCCTGGCAGACAGGCCCAGCACAAAGTCCTGCACCTGG ACTGGCCTAAGGACTGTGGCATGGCCCACTATAAACCTAACATGGCTGAACGGATCGTCTCTGGAAACGAGGCCAGACCTCACTCCTGGCCATGGCAGGTCTCCCTACAG GTTCGTCCCAGAGGCAGTAAGCACTACATCCACGTCTGTGGAGGAACTCTCATCCACAAGAACTGGGTCCTCACCGCTGCTCACTGCTTCCAGAA GGGTAAAGCCGAGGATGCTGGGAGTTGGAGGATTGTCCTGGGGAAGCACCAGCTGAAACGTTCCGAAACACCCGAGAAGACTATCCCGGTGAAGAGGATATACCGTCACGAGCACTTCCGTTACCCCACGCACAGCGAGCTGGACTACGATATCGCCCTGGTCAAGGCTGCCACCGACATCGTGCCCACCAACCACATACGCTACGCATGCCTGCCGCGCAAACAGATCAATCTGAAGCCAGGACAATACTGCTGGGTGACCGGCTGGGGAGACACTCGGG GTGGGAAGGAGAACGTGTCTCTGGCTGAGGCTCTGAACCAGGCCCGTCTGCCCATCATCGACATCAAGACCTGCCGTCAGAAGAAGTTTTGGGGTGACCGTGTCAGGGACTCCATGATCTGTGCCGGCTTCAGAGACACAGAAGGACCACCTGCTGCCTgccag gGTGACTCGGGTGGTCCTCTTCTGTGCCAGTTGGGGCATGACAGGTGGGAGGTGCACGGTGTGGTGAGCTTTGGTCCCATTGGCTGCACCGTGGAGAACAAGCCCAGTGTGTTCACCCGCACTGCCAATTACATCCCTTGGATCGAGGCTACGCGCATCAGAGACTTCTTTCTGCACTAg